From Saprospiraceae bacterium, one genomic window encodes:
- a CDS encoding SPFH domain-containing protein — translation MKNEIVLKPISGWWPLILAIVFPLSFYLLRHPVWWIGGGLIYLLLISGFIIVNPNFSKVLVLFGKYVGTIKEDGFFWANPFLVKKGISLRANNFDSERLKVNDKRGNPIQISVILVWRVRETFKAAFEVEDLFNFVKIQTDSAVRKLAGQYAYDHVDDHQEVTLRTSSDEVNHALELELQERLEIAGIEVMEARIAYLAYAPEIAAAMLKRQQAEAIVSARYKIVEGAVGMVESAMEQISQREIARFDDHEKARMVGNLMVVLCSDKETSPVIEMNG, via the coding sequence ATGAAAAATGAAATTGTATTAAAACCCATTTCCGGTTGGTGGCCTCTGATTCTGGCAATCGTATTTCCCTTGAGCTTTTATTTGTTGAGACATCCTGTGTGGTGGATCGGAGGCGGCTTGATTTATCTTTTGTTGATTTCCGGATTTATTATTGTCAATCCCAATTTTTCAAAAGTTCTGGTTCTTTTTGGAAAATATGTGGGCACCATCAAAGAAGATGGCTTTTTCTGGGCAAACCCATTTTTGGTCAAAAAAGGCATTTCATTAAGAGCCAATAATTTTGACAGCGAGCGATTAAAAGTCAATGACAAAAGGGGAAATCCCATTCAAATCTCCGTCATTCTGGTCTGGCGGGTCAGGGAAACCTTTAAGGCTGCTTTTGAAGTCGAAGACCTTTTCAATTTTGTAAAAATACAAACAGACTCCGCGGTCAGAAAGCTGGCAGGCCAATATGCCTATGACCATGTGGATGACCATCAGGAGGTGACGCTGAGAACCTCCAGTGATGAGGTCAACCACGCCCTTGAACTTGAGCTTCAGGAACGATTGGAAATCGCCGGCATCGAGGTTATGGAAGCGAGGATTGCATATCTGGCTTACGCTCCGGAAATCGCGGCGGCCATGCTCAAAAGACAACAGGCAGAAGCCATCGTTTCTGCAAGGTATAAAATCGTAGAGGGCGCAGTTGGAATGGTCGAAAGTGCGATGGAACAAATCAGTCAAAGAGAAATTGCCCGTTTTGATGATCATGAAAAGGCAAGAATGGTCGGAAATTTGATGGTTGTATTGTGTTCAGACAAAGAGACCAGTCCCGTCATTGAAATGAACGGATAA